A window from Azoarcus sp. DD4 encodes these proteins:
- the epsE gene encoding polysaccharide export protein EpsE: protein MTRFHIEVLMLKKLVTLPLIFFLCFAAAVSAATATPQVEREYVLGAGDVVRITVFQNPDLTTETRVSETGAITFPLIGSVQVGGQSVPAAERLIASRLRSGGFVQQPQVSILPVEMKGNQVAVLGQVNRPGRYPMETFNLKVSDLLALAGGVAQGGGDVAVLIGTRDGKPVRREIDIPGLFGAATADDLVLSSGDVIYVDRAPMAYIYGEVQRPGAFRLERNMSVMQGLATGGGTTARGTVRGLRIHRREAGGELKVFEPGLDDLLRADDVIYVKESLF, encoded by the coding sequence ATGACCCGCTTTCATATCGAGGTGCTCATGCTCAAGAAGCTCGTCACGCTGCCATTGATATTTTTTCTCTGCTTTGCCGCCGCGGTGTCGGCGGCGACCGCTACGCCGCAGGTCGAACGCGAGTACGTGCTCGGTGCCGGCGACGTGGTCCGCATCACCGTCTTCCAGAATCCCGACCTCACCACCGAGACCCGGGTGTCCGAAACCGGCGCCATCACCTTTCCGCTGATAGGCAGCGTGCAGGTCGGCGGCCAGAGTGTGCCCGCGGCCGAGCGGCTGATCGCCAGCCGTCTGCGTTCCGGCGGTTTCGTCCAGCAACCGCAGGTCAGCATCCTGCCGGTCGAGATGAAGGGCAACCAGGTGGCGGTGCTGGGGCAGGTCAACCGGCCGGGCCGCTATCCGATGGAAACCTTCAACCTCAAGGTGTCCGACCTGCTGGCGCTGGCCGGTGGGGTGGCACAGGGCGGCGGAGACGTCGCCGTGCTGATCGGTACGCGCGACGGCAAGCCGGTGCGGCGTGAAATCGACATTCCCGGATTGTTCGGCGCGGCCACGGCCGACGACCTGGTGCTGTCGTCCGGCGACGTGATCTACGTCGATCGGGCACCGATGGCCTACATCTACGGCGAGGTCCAGCGGCCCGGCGCCTTCCGCCTCGAACGCAATATGAGCGTGATGCAAGGCCTGGCCACCGGCGGCGGCACGACGGCGCGCGGCACGGTGCGCGGCCTGCGCATCCACCGGCGCGAGGCGGGCGGCGAACTGAAGGTCTTCGAGCCCGGGCTCGACGACCTGCTGCGCGCCGACGACGTGATCTACGTGAA
- a CDS encoding EpsD family peptidyl-prolyl cis-trans isomerase, with amino-acid sequence MVRTLWCSVLPLAFAVGGCGGKSDPAADVAARVNNTAISVTQVEAAMTKTEGLSAEQLARTRSAVLESLIDEELMVQKAQDRRLEREPRVGQAIESARRDILARAYIDQVTAVDARPADGDVRAFYATHPALFAERRVYTFHEFSVRLRPERMETLRTIAAREHSVDGIVAALSEAGMSFASSVSVLPAEQLPFDRLQGFAELQDGENLVTRTTEGASLVHLLSSHPQPLDEAAAQPVIEQFLANRQRLELAREEAERLRKAAAIEYVGVFAHGSAATAKRGAPVSDADGAVVAPQAGVARVAGSN; translated from the coding sequence ATGGTGAGAACCCTGTGGTGCTCGGTGCTGCCTCTGGCCTTTGCGGTCGGCGGCTGCGGCGGCAAATCCGATCCGGCGGCGGATGTGGCGGCACGCGTCAATAACACGGCGATCTCGGTCACTCAGGTCGAGGCAGCGATGACGAAAACCGAAGGCTTGAGCGCCGAGCAACTCGCCCGTACCCGCAGCGCCGTCCTCGAAAGCCTGATCGACGAAGAGCTGATGGTGCAAAAGGCGCAGGACCGGCGCCTGGAGCGCGAGCCGCGGGTCGGTCAGGCAATCGAGAGTGCGCGCCGCGACATCCTCGCCCGCGCCTACATCGACCAGGTCACGGCGGTGGATGCGCGGCCGGCGGACGGCGACGTCCGCGCCTTCTATGCCACCCATCCGGCGCTGTTCGCCGAGCGGCGCGTCTACACCTTCCACGAGTTCAGCGTGCGGCTGCGGCCCGAACGCATGGAAACCCTGCGGACGATCGCCGCGCGCGAGCACAGCGTCGACGGCATCGTCGCCGCGCTGTCGGAGGCCGGAATGAGCTTTGCCTCCAGCGTCTCGGTGCTGCCGGCCGAACAGTTGCCTTTCGATCGGCTGCAGGGCTTCGCCGAACTGCAGGACGGCGAGAACCTCGTCACGCGGACGACCGAGGGCGCGTCGCTGGTCCATCTGCTGTCGTCCCACCCGCAGCCGCTGGACGAGGCGGCCGCGCAACCGGTGATCGAGCAGTTCCTTGCCAATCGACAGCGGCTGGAACTCGCCAGGGAAGAGGCGGAGCGCTTGCGCAAGGCGGCCGCGATCGAATACGTCGGGGTCTTTGCTCATGGCAGCGCGGCGACGGCGAAGCGAGGCGCGCCCGTGTCCGACGCCGACGGCGCAGTCGTGGCCCCCCAGGCCGGCGTCGCGCGGGTCGCCGGATCGAACTGA
- the epsL gene encoding XrtB/PEP-CTERM-associated polysaccharide biosynthesis outer membrane protein EpsL has translation MERKPKRMPKLVSTTLSIYMIINASSSFAQGSDEGLKFNVGQNIYYDSNIYRLADGISAPAGKRSDWVGITGFGLSFDKTYGRQKVFAEMGIDRTYHAVHKSLDYTGGNAALRWDWALGRQWSGQFGHEQREALAGFDEFIGATQSVNIFRKSMASADYWWLPDWAVGGGVMRLSSRFRDNARPESEYDADVVDLNLAYRPVSGNRVMLSMRSTDGRYANRPAVAGSMRDYEQREVRLGAEWQATGKLRLTGYVGRTQREYAFASNRDFEGATGRLALTWAATGKTTVDLSLRREIGAEEDVVANYAITEAINLRPVWAITDKLAFGTEFELRRRDFGGNAGDPAFTGTPVAGEERSYLYGLSLNYRPLRSTTVSLGLARRIRTAGDPLREFDADTARISARMAF, from the coding sequence ATGGAGAGAAAGCCGAAGAGGATGCCAAAACTTGTCAGCACGACATTAAGTATCTATATGATTATAAATGCGAGTTCTTCATTCGCGCAGGGCTCTGACGAAGGCCTTAAGTTTAACGTTGGTCAGAATATATATTACGACAGCAATATATATCGATTGGCCGACGGTATTAGTGCGCCCGCGGGAAAACGTTCCGACTGGGTTGGAATCACTGGCTTTGGGCTTTCCTTCGATAAGACTTATGGCCGACAGAAAGTATTCGCTGAAATGGGTATCGACCGAACCTATCATGCAGTGCACAAGTCGCTGGATTACACCGGCGGCAACGCGGCGCTGCGTTGGGACTGGGCGCTCGGCCGGCAATGGAGCGGCCAGTTCGGGCACGAGCAGCGCGAGGCGCTCGCTGGCTTCGACGAGTTCATTGGCGCCACCCAGAGCGTCAACATCTTCCGCAAGTCGATGGCTTCCGCCGACTACTGGTGGTTGCCTGACTGGGCAGTCGGGGGGGGTGTGATGCGGCTCTCCAGCCGTTTTCGCGACAACGCCCGGCCGGAGTCGGAGTACGACGCCGACGTCGTTGATCTCAATCTCGCCTACCGGCCGGTCAGCGGCAACCGGGTGATGCTGTCGATGCGCAGCACCGACGGCCGTTACGCGAATCGCCCGGCCGTGGCCGGTTCGATGCGCGACTATGAGCAGCGCGAAGTGCGCCTGGGGGCCGAGTGGCAGGCCACCGGCAAGCTCAGATTGACGGGTTACGTCGGGCGTACGCAGCGCGAGTATGCGTTTGCTTCCAATCGCGATTTCGAGGGCGCCACGGGTCGGCTCGCGCTGACCTGGGCTGCAACCGGCAAGACCACGGTCGATCTTTCGTTGCGGCGTGAGATCGGCGCCGAGGAAGACGTCGTCGCCAATTACGCAATCACCGAGGCCATCAACCTGCGGCCGGTGTGGGCCATCACCGACAAGCTCGCGTTCGGCACCGAGTTCGAACTGCGTCGTCGAGATTTCGGCGGCAATGCGGGCGATCCGGCCTTCACCGGAACGCCGGTCGCCGGCGAGGAGCGTTCCTACCTCTACGGCCTCAGCCTCAACTACCGGCCGCTGCGCTCCACCACGGTGTCGCTCGGTCTGGCCCGCCGCATCAGGACGGCGGGCGATCCGCTGCGCGAGTTCGATGCCGATACCGCGCGCATTTCCGCGCGCATGGCGTTCTGA
- a CDS encoding undecaprenyl-phosphate glucose phosphotransferase, giving the protein MSAAIQKEASFLRTHLTLTSVLEALLDPVIVVAILLACAGAYNERIGPPYVVLAVLAFSLTFPGNARLHEPLRRVLRKFLVNWLLLASVLWLFGYLSGYLYYFPQSMLMTWIAGTPLAVAVAHLLLRHTLPRVIASAENRRNVVIAGVNDIGLQLARQFADNPYLGTRVVGFFDDRDADRLPSSSLPLLGQMPELAAFVKRHHIDAIYLALPMATQPRILDLLDNLKDTTASIYFVPDIFVTDLIQGRVDSVGGMPVVAVCETPFTGLNGMFKRLADIVLALVILALLSPLLLAVATGVKLSSPGPIVFKQRRYGLDGREIVVYKFRSMTTCDDGAVVKQASRNDQRITPFGAFIRRTSLDELPQFFNVLQGRMSIVGPRPHAVAHNETYRKLIKGYMIRHKVKPGITGWAQVNGYRGETETVDKMQKRIDYDLEYLRNWSLKLDFWIIVKTALLVVRDRNAF; this is encoded by the coding sequence ATGTCCGCTGCCATCCAGAAGGAAGCCTCCTTCCTGCGTACCCACCTCACCCTGACCAGCGTGCTCGAGGCCCTGCTCGATCCGGTGATCGTGGTCGCCATCCTGCTGGCCTGCGCCGGCGCCTACAACGAGCGCATCGGGCCGCCCTATGTCGTGCTCGCCGTCCTCGCGTTCTCGCTGACCTTTCCCGGCAACGCGCGCCTGCACGAACCCTTGCGGCGGGTGCTGCGCAAGTTCCTGGTTAACTGGCTGCTGCTGGCGTCGGTGCTGTGGCTGTTCGGCTATCTCAGCGGCTACCTGTACTACTTCCCGCAGAGCATGCTGATGACCTGGATCGCAGGAACACCGCTGGCCGTGGCAGTCGCGCACCTGCTGCTGCGGCACACCTTGCCGCGTGTCATCGCCAGTGCCGAGAACCGGCGCAATGTGGTGATCGCCGGGGTGAACGACATCGGCCTGCAGCTCGCCCGCCAGTTCGCCGACAATCCCTACCTGGGTACGCGCGTCGTAGGCTTCTTCGACGACCGCGATGCCGACCGCCTGCCGTCGTCCAGCCTGCCGCTGCTTGGGCAGATGCCCGAACTCGCCGCCTTCGTGAAGCGGCACCACATCGACGCCATCTACCTCGCCCTGCCGATGGCGACGCAGCCGCGCATCCTCGACCTGCTCGACAATCTCAAGGACACCACCGCGTCGATCTATTTCGTGCCGGACATTTTCGTCACCGATCTCATCCAGGGCCGGGTCGACAGCGTGGGCGGCATGCCGGTGGTCGCGGTGTGCGAAACCCCCTTCACCGGGCTCAACGGCATGTTCAAGCGGCTGGCCGACATCGTGCTGGCGCTGGTGATCCTTGCGCTGCTGTCACCGCTGCTGCTGGCGGTGGCGACCGGGGTCAAGCTGTCGTCGCCCGGGCCCATCGTGTTCAAGCAGCGCCGCTACGGCCTGGATGGCCGCGAGATCGTGGTGTACAAGTTCCGTTCGATGACCACCTGCGACGACGGCGCGGTGGTGAAGCAGGCATCGCGCAACGATCAGCGCATCACGCCCTTCGGCGCTTTCATCCGCCGGACTTCGCTCGACGAGCTGCCGCAGTTCTTCAACGTGCTGCAAGGGAGGATGAGCATCGTCGGACCGCGGCCGCACGCGGTCGCCCACAACGAGACCTACCGCAAGCTCATCAAGGGCTACATGATCCGCCACAAGGTCAAGCCGGGCATCACCGGCTGGGCGCAGGTGAACGGCTACCGTGGCGAAACGGAAACGGTGGACAAGATGCAGAAGCGCATCGACTACGACCTCGAGTACCTGCGCAACTGGTCGCTCAAGCTGGACTTCTGGATCATCGTCAAGACGGCGCTGCTGGTGGTGCGCGACCGCAACGCCTTCTAG
- a CDS encoding MarR family winged helix-turn-helix transcriptional regulator — MTLSYPGHGRFLPYLINRATSFLNLEFQKVLDGYGLTLTHWRVIAFLSEQDGLSVNALADATVTEQSTLSRALTNLVNRGYIRREPSPEDSRSVHIFLAPEGRVAFEQILERALRIEARALAGLDDGEQEHLRATLLKLIANLRPA, encoded by the coding sequence ATGACCCTGAGCTATCCCGGCCACGGCCGCTTCCTGCCCTACCTGATCAATCGGGCAACGTCCTTCCTCAACCTCGAGTTCCAGAAGGTGCTGGATGGTTATGGATTGACGCTGACGCACTGGCGGGTGATTGCCTTCCTCAGCGAACAGGATGGCCTGAGCGTCAATGCGCTGGCAGATGCGACGGTGACCGAACAGTCGACCCTGTCGCGCGCGCTGACGAACCTGGTGAACCGCGGCTACATCCGCCGCGAACCCAGCCCGGAGGACAGCCGCTCGGTGCATATCTTCCTGGCGCCCGAGGGGCGTGTGGCGTTCGAGCAGATACTGGAGCGCGCGCTGCGCATCGAGGCCCGCGCGCTGGCGGGCCTGGACGATGGCGAGCAGGAGCATCTGCGCGCCACCCTGCTCAAGCTGATCGCCAATTTGCGTCCGGCCTGA
- a CDS encoding ABC transporter permease — protein sequence MMKSERMRSVAAALLPLALILLAWETACRAGLVAPHLLPAPSAVLARLAELLPQGEFLHHLMQTLIRLVSGFAIALVAGVAIGLAASRAGGSLLEPVVRVLAPIPKIALYPAFVLIFGFDHASKIALVVADAIFPILLATFHGARAVEPKLLWSAWAAGAGRGRTLFTVVLPSALPSILTGCRIGLLIACVTVFLAEMISSSDGLGHLLIRAARSFRMVDMFVPLVLISSIGLLLNAGLLATRRRLLAGYGDQR from the coding sequence ATGATGAAGTCCGAACGCATGCGCAGCGTGGCGGCGGCCTTGCTGCCGCTCGCGCTGATCCTGCTCGCCTGGGAAACCGCCTGCCGTGCCGGGCTGGTCGCCCCTCATCTGCTGCCGGCGCCGAGCGCGGTGCTGGCGCGGCTGGCCGAGCTGCTGCCGCAGGGCGAGTTCCTTCATCACCTGATGCAGACCTTGATAAGGCTGGTGTCCGGCTTCGCCATCGCGCTGGTGGCCGGCGTGGCGATCGGCCTGGCCGCCAGCCGCGCCGGCGGCAGCCTGCTGGAGCCGGTGGTGCGGGTGCTGGCGCCGATCCCGAAGATCGCGCTCTATCCCGCCTTCGTGCTGATCTTCGGCTTCGACCACGCCTCCAAGATCGCACTGGTGGTGGCCGACGCCATCTTCCCCATCCTGCTCGCCACCTTCCACGGCGCGCGCGCGGTGGAGCCCAAGCTGCTGTGGTCGGCGTGGGCGGCGGGGGCGGGGCGGGGCAGGACGCTGTTCACCGTGGTGCTGCCGTCGGCGCTGCCGTCCATCCTCACCGGCTGCCGCATCGGGCTGCTGATCGCCTGCGTCACCGTCTTCCTCGCGGAGATGATCTCGTCCTCCGACGGGCTGGGCCATCTGCTGATACGCGCCGCGCGTTCCTTCCGCATGGTGGACATGTTCGTGCCGCTGGTGCTGATATCCTCCATCGGCCTGCTGCTCAATGCCGGCCTGCTCGCAACACGCCGCCGCCTGCTGGCCGGCTATGGTGACCAACGATGA
- a CDS encoding ABC transporter permease: MKLALHYLGYLRGGAGGTWLSLASLLIVWELLARGAAIDGFPPATEALVQVPAILGDREALLSIAASLRRMFLGGLLAILIAIPVGLAMGRNKRIAQALNPVLTAAYPIPKAALMPIVMLWFGVGDLSKVLVIFLGVSLPLLYHSYHGAHAVDEKLLWSAMAMGMKPVGRLFKVVLPSALPEVLLGCRVGLAMALIVMISSEMIARQSGAGDLLFNALDMALYADVYAMIAILAGIGFALDFVFERIRRRLTHWAETRQDSGGAAGFSGSST, encoded by the coding sequence ATGAAGCTCGCTCTCCACTACCTCGGCTACCTGCGCGGCGGCGCGGGCGGGACCTGGCTGTCGCTGGCGAGCCTGCTGATCGTGTGGGAGCTGCTCGCCCGCGGCGCCGCCATCGACGGTTTTCCGCCGGCCACCGAGGCGCTGGTGCAGGTGCCGGCCATCCTCGGCGACCGCGAGGCGCTGCTGAGCATCGCCGCGTCGCTGCGGCGGATGTTCCTCGGCGGCTTGCTCGCCATCTTGATCGCGATTCCGGTCGGGCTGGCGATGGGCCGCAACAAGCGCATCGCCCAGGCGCTCAACCCGGTGCTGACCGCCGCTTATCCCATCCCGAAGGCGGCGCTGATGCCCATCGTGATGCTGTGGTTTGGCGTCGGTGACCTGTCCAAGGTGCTGGTGATTTTCCTCGGCGTCAGCCTGCCCTTGCTCTACCACAGCTACCATGGCGCCCATGCGGTGGATGAAAAGCTGCTGTGGTCGGCGATGGCGATGGGTATGAAGCCGGTCGGGCGGCTGTTCAAGGTGGTGCTGCCGTCGGCGCTGCCGGAAGTGCTGCTGGGCTGCCGCGTCGGGCTGGCGATGGCGCTGATCGTGATGATCAGCTCCGAGATGATCGCCCGCCAGTCGGGTGCCGGCGACCTCCTGTTCAATGCGCTGGACATGGCTTTGTATGCGGATGTCTATGCGATGATCGCCATCCTCGCCGGCATCGGTTTCGCGCTCGACTTCGTGTTCGAGCGCATCCGCCGGCGCCTTACCCACTGGGCCGAAACCCGCCAGGACAGCGGCGGTGCCGCCGGCTTTTCCGGGAGTTCGACATGA